One segment of Deltaproteobacteria bacterium HGW-Deltaproteobacteria-4 DNA contains the following:
- a CDS encoding tRNA 2-thiocytidine(32) synthetase TtcA — MLESKLFHKVRKLAGKAVGDFSLIEAGDRIAIGVSGGKDSYALLHTLDALRRHAPIPYELVAVNIDSDYPGYRTDVIEKHLQQYGFTYHMEATECYSIIEEKRRPGTSYCSFCARLRRGALYNVAQRLGCNKIALGHHLDDFIETLLLNQFYIGRLAAMSPKLLADNGQQTVIRPFVYVEEEKLIALGRENSFPIVSCACPVASCSDLKRQRMKRLIRELAKDIPHIRSSLIGALGNVQPRHLQDRDLWDFIGQSSHAEEE, encoded by the coding sequence TTGCTCGAATCAAAGCTCTTTCATAAAGTTCGCAAATTGGCCGGCAAAGCGGTCGGCGATTTTTCCCTGATCGAAGCCGGCGACCGGATTGCTATCGGCGTCTCCGGAGGAAAAGATTCCTATGCCCTCCTCCACACCCTCGACGCCTTACGCCGGCATGCGCCGATTCCTTACGAACTGGTCGCCGTCAACATCGACTCCGACTACCCCGGTTATCGCACCGATGTCATTGAAAAGCATCTGCAGCAGTACGGCTTCACTTATCACATGGAAGCGACCGAATGCTACAGCATCATTGAAGAGAAACGCCGCCCCGGCACGTCGTACTGCTCTTTTTGCGCCCGCCTGCGCCGTGGCGCCCTCTACAACGTCGCACAGCGCCTCGGCTGCAACAAGATCGCCCTCGGCCATCATCTTGACGACTTTATCGAGACCCTCCTTCTCAACCAGTTTTACATCGGCCGCCTCGCGGCGATGAGCCCGAAACTTCTCGCCGACAACGGCCAACAGACGGTCATTCGCCCCTTTGTTTATGTCGAAGAGGAGAAACTGATAGCTCTGGGCCGGGAAAACTCCTTCCCCATCGTCTCTTGTGCCTGTCCGGTCGCCAGCTGCAGCGATCTTAAGCGGCAACGGATGAAACGCCTGATCCGGGAGCTCGCCAAGGATATCCCCCATATTCGCAGCAGCCTGATCGGCGCCCTCGGTAATGTTCAGCCCCGTCATCTGCAAGACCGCGATCTCTGGGATTTCATCGGGCAGAGTAGCCATGCGGAGGAAGAATGA